One window of uncultured Methanoregula sp. genomic DNA carries:
- a CDS encoding cupin domain-containing protein produces MAEFQMEHSDKPDKKREELKGKVIRLPELVEYADGTVASRMVINRKCGSITIFSFDENEGLSEHTAPFDAVVTILDGECEVWVAGTTARMKTGETIIFPANVPHALSAITKFKMSLVMIKE; encoded by the coding sequence ATGGCGGAATTCCAGATGGAACACAGCGACAAACCGGATAAGAAACGCGAGGAGCTGAAAGGAAAAGTCATCCGCCTTCCCGAGCTCGTGGAGTATGCCGATGGCACCGTTGCGAGCCGGATGGTCATCAACCGGAAGTGCGGCAGCATCACGATCTTCTCGTTCGACGAGAATGAGGGGCTCTCCGAGCACACTGCCCCCTTCGATGCCGTGGTGACGATCCTTGACGGGGAATGCGAGGTCTGGGTTGCAGGAACAACAGCCCGGATGAAAACCGGGGAGACCATCATCTTCCCGGCAAATGTTCCGCATGCACTCTCGGCGATTACGAAGTTCAAGATGTCCCTGGTGATGATCAAGGAGTGA
- a CDS encoding NAC family transcription factor, whose protein sequence is MGGNETDGYYCSICGGIPPDQIKIKKIPVEGKDTGIDRLDWILQEVANLNLTRDEAITDELVKRVQQFNYIPSKKMPEYREALLREFRLLDIPGNKTGKNR, encoded by the coding sequence ATGGGCGGCAACGAGACTGACGGGTACTACTGTTCCATCTGCGGGGGCATTCCCCCGGATCAGATCAAAATCAAGAAGATCCCCGTTGAAGGCAAGGATACCGGCATTGACCGGCTCGACTGGATCCTGCAGGAAGTCGCAAACCTTAACCTGACCCGTGATGAGGCGATAACCGACGAACTGGTAAAACGGGTCCAGCAGTTCAATTACATTCCCTCGAAAAAAATGCCCGAGTACCGGGAAGCCCTCCTCAGGGAATTCCGGTTGCTCGACATTCCTGGAAACAAAACCGGGAAAAATAGATAG
- the hcp gene encoding hydroxylamine reductase yields the protein MFCYQCEETAKGTGCTVKGVCGKEAVTAGLMDVLIFLNKGIAERNIAATKTGKENREAGMFMTEALFATLTNTNFDDARLRSLITQAIAIRDALPKISANEPEACTWTPKNDADIAAKAAQIADAANKNDDVSSLRALLLFGLKGVAAYYHHAAVLGYTDTKITDFMQKGLASTLHDLPADQMTALVLECGGIGVTTLALLDTANTKSYGNPEITSVKTTAGTRPGILITGHDLKDLQQLLEQSKDSGVDIYTHGEMLPANAYPALKKYSHLVGNYGSSWWHQKEEFEKFNGPILVTTNCIVPPKDSYKDRIYTTGPAGFGGVKHITADKNGKKDFSAVIAYAKTCQPPQDLHAPGRDLITGCAHGAVLQIAGTVIDAVKKGDIKRFVVMAGCDGRQAERDYYTQFAQALPKNAVILTAGCAKYRYNGLDLGSIGGIPRVIDAGQCNDCYSLVVIAQALAKAFGVGINELPVSYNIAWYEQKAALVLLALLNLGVKDITLGPKLPAFVSPGVLDVLVNNFQVKKNSTVEADIARMVPA from the coding sequence ATGTTCTGTTACCAGTGCGAGGAAACCGCGAAAGGAACCGGCTGCACCGTCAAGGGTGTTTGCGGGAAAGAAGCCGTGACCGCAGGGCTCATGGATGTCCTGATCTTCCTGAACAAGGGAATTGCCGAGCGCAACATTGCCGCGACAAAGACCGGGAAGGAGAACAGGGAGGCCGGCATGTTCATGACCGAGGCCCTCTTTGCCACGCTGACCAACACGAACTTCGATGATGCCCGGCTCCGGTCGCTCATCACGCAGGCCATCGCGATCCGGGACGCACTCCCGAAGATCAGTGCGAACGAGCCCGAAGCCTGCACCTGGACGCCGAAGAATGACGCCGACATTGCAGCGAAGGCAGCGCAGATCGCAGACGCGGCGAACAAAAACGATGATGTCAGCTCGCTCCGGGCCCTGCTCCTCTTCGGCCTCAAAGGCGTTGCAGCCTATTACCACCACGCGGCCGTGCTCGGGTACACCGATACGAAGATCACGGACTTCATGCAGAAAGGGCTTGCCTCGACCCTCCACGATCTCCCGGCCGACCAGATGACCGCGCTCGTTCTCGAATGCGGCGGCATCGGCGTCACCACGCTGGCCCTGCTCGACACCGCGAACACGAAGAGCTACGGGAACCCGGAGATCACATCCGTCAAAACCACCGCTGGCACGCGCCCGGGCATCCTCATCACCGGCCATGACCTGAAAGACCTCCAGCAGCTGCTGGAGCAGTCCAAGGATAGCGGCGTGGACATCTACACGCATGGCGAGATGCTGCCGGCAAACGCTTACCCGGCACTCAAGAAATATTCCCACCTGGTCGGCAACTACGGCTCATCCTGGTGGCACCAGAAGGAGGAGTTCGAGAAATTCAACGGCCCAATCCTCGTCACCACGAACTGCATCGTGCCCCCGAAAGATTCCTACAAGGACCGCATCTACACCACCGGCCCGGCCGGGTTTGGCGGCGTGAAACATATCACGGCGGACAAGAACGGAAAGAAGGACTTCTCGGCCGTCATCGCGTACGCAAAAACCTGCCAGCCCCCCCAGGACCTCCACGCACCAGGCAGGGATCTCATCACCGGCTGTGCCCACGGGGCAGTCCTCCAGATTGCCGGGACCGTCATCGATGCCGTGAAGAAAGGCGATATCAAGCGGTTTGTCGTCATGGCAGGCTGCGACGGGCGGCAGGCCGAGCGGGATTATTACACGCAGTTTGCACAGGCCCTCCCGAAGAACGCGGTCATCCTCACCGCAGGCTGCGCCAAGTACCGGTACAATGGCCTGGACCTGGGCTCAATCGGCGGGATCCCCCGCGTCATCGATGCCGGCCAGTGCAATGACTGCTACTCGCTCGTGGTCATTGCCCAGGCACTCGCGAAAGCGTTCGGTGTCGGGATCAATGAGCTGCCCGTCTCCTACAACATCGCATGGTACGAGCAGAAAGCAGCACTCGTTCTTCTCGCCCTGCTGAACCTCGGGGTTAAGGATATCACGCTCGGGCCAAAACTCCCGGCATTCGTATCCCCGGGAGTACTCGATGTGCTGGTCAACAATTTCCAGGTAAAGAAGAACAGCACGGTCGAGGCAGACATTGCCCGCATGGTTCCCGCATAA
- a CDS encoding tetratricopeptide repeat protein: MPLKEVVELLRKGNAFARRTKYKDALAYYNKALSLDPKYAQSWCLRGSVLLDTGKYNEGLADCEKAIALDQNYEEAWSKKALALYHLERFEDALLASTRASSLNGNDATAWYIKGVCLDELGRSDEAQVAYGKSLELEIILDMEAEQKRMRK, from the coding sequence GTGCCGCTGAAAGAAGTGGTTGAACTGCTCAGGAAGGGAAACGCATTTGCCCGGCGGACAAAGTACAAGGATGCCCTCGCCTATTACAACAAGGCACTGTCCCTTGACCCGAAGTATGCCCAGAGCTGGTGCCTGAGAGGATCGGTATTGTTAGACACCGGTAAGTACAACGAAGGGCTTGCCGATTGTGAAAAAGCCATTGCCCTCGACCAGAATTACGAGGAGGCGTGGTCAAAAAAAGCACTTGCTCTTTACCACCTGGAGCGGTTTGAAGATGCACTGCTTGCCAGCACCCGGGCATCGAGCCTGAACGGCAACGATGCAACGGCCTGGTACATCAAAGGAGTCTGCCTCGATGAACTGGGAAGAAGCGATGAGGCGCAGGTTGCCTACGGCAAATCCCTTGAGCTGGAAATTATTCTCGACATGGAAGCCGAGCAAAAACGGATGCGGAAATAA
- a CDS encoding heavy metal translocating P-type ATPase codes for MPEPETKNAELKISGMHCATCAVTIEESLSQVPDVVKARVNFGTDTAHVEFNPGKVSLGTLVKAVNDAGYEVINREVTIKVGGMMCATCVETIETALRELPGVISVSVNLGTENAYVTYNPSVSDIPDFKAAIEDAGYQFLGIAGEVSEEAERAARDADLHDKFMRFVIGFAVSIPLMLAMYLPLPVSMQDLGYMMLVIATPVFVYVAYPIFRAAYIALRNRSLSMDVMYAMGTGVAYGASVMGTFGIILTHEFMFYDTAIMLAAFLMLGRFLEGRAKGRTSDAIRKLAGLRVKSATVLRNGTETEISLEEVVVGDRVIVKPGAKVPVDGKVVAGESYVDESMITGEPVPALRTGGSRVVGGTLNTNSVLTVEATKVGRDTMLAQIIRMVEEAQGSKPPVQRVADIAVAYFIPAVLLVAAAAFLLWFFVFHATLIFALSALISVLVVACPCALGLATPTAITVGVGRGAELGILIRNGEALEVAEKVTTIIFDKTGTLTKGKPEVTDLVPFGIPEDTLLSIAASIEKDSQHPLAEAIVRKAHARNLRIEPVLKMDTIPGKGIVATHLGEQVLVGNRALLAEKGVEIPVAIEEQIAALEEMGKTTILVVTGGQPAGIIAVADTLKETSREAVALLREMGLEIIMITGDNRRTAEAVAKDLGISRVIAGVLPQDKETEVTALQKQGKVVAFVGDGINDAPALAKADVGIAVGSGTDVAIESGDIVLIRDDLTDAVAALQLSKKVMGRIKGNIFWAFAYNAALIPVAAGVLYPSFGITFRPELAALAMAASSVTVVSLSLLLKKYIPDAKRGR; via the coding sequence ATGCCGGAACCGGAAACAAAAAACGCAGAACTCAAAATTTCAGGAATGCACTGTGCAACGTGTGCCGTAACGATAGAGGAATCGCTCTCGCAGGTTCCGGATGTGGTAAAAGCCCGGGTTAATTTTGGAACCGATACCGCTCACGTGGAATTCAACCCGGGAAAAGTTTCCCTCGGGACACTGGTGAAAGCGGTGAACGATGCCGGCTATGAGGTCATCAACCGGGAAGTGACCATCAAAGTCGGCGGCATGATGTGCGCAACCTGCGTCGAGACTATCGAGACCGCCCTGAGAGAACTCCCCGGCGTTATTTCAGTCAGCGTCAACCTTGGTACAGAAAATGCGTATGTCACGTACAATCCCTCGGTCTCGGATATTCCGGATTTCAAAGCGGCAATCGAGGATGCCGGCTACCAGTTCCTCGGCATAGCCGGGGAAGTGAGCGAGGAAGCGGAACGCGCTGCACGGGACGCCGACCTGCACGACAAGTTCATGCGGTTTGTGATCGGGTTTGCCGTCAGCATCCCGCTCATGCTTGCCATGTACCTGCCGCTCCCGGTCTCCATGCAGGACCTGGGGTACATGATGCTTGTCATCGCAACCCCCGTCTTCGTGTACGTGGCATACCCCATCTTCCGCGCTGCATACATTGCCCTCCGGAACCGGTCCCTCTCGATGGATGTCATGTACGCGATGGGCACGGGCGTTGCGTACGGCGCGAGCGTGATGGGGACATTCGGGATCATTCTCACCCACGAGTTCATGTTCTATGACACGGCAATCATGCTCGCCGCGTTCCTGATGCTCGGCAGGTTCCTGGAAGGACGGGCCAAGGGCCGGACCTCGGACGCTATCAGGAAACTTGCCGGCCTCCGGGTAAAGAGCGCAACAGTGCTCCGCAACGGGACGGAGACGGAAATATCGCTCGAAGAAGTGGTTGTGGGGGACCGGGTCATCGTGAAGCCCGGGGCCAAGGTGCCGGTGGACGGGAAAGTCGTTGCCGGCGAAAGTTATGTTGATGAATCCATGATCACCGGGGAGCCGGTCCCGGCCCTCAGGACAGGCGGGAGCCGCGTTGTCGGCGGGACGCTGAATACCAACAGCGTACTCACGGTCGAGGCCACAAAAGTCGGCAGGGATACCATGCTCGCCCAGATCATCCGGATGGTCGAGGAGGCTCAGGGATCAAAACCCCCGGTCCAGCGGGTCGCGGATATTGCCGTTGCCTATTTTATCCCGGCCGTGCTCCTTGTGGCAGCAGCAGCATTCCTTCTCTGGTTCTTCGTGTTCCACGCAACCCTCATCTTTGCCCTTTCGGCGCTCATCTCGGTCCTTGTCGTTGCCTGTCCCTGTGCGCTCGGGCTTGCCACGCCAACGGCTATTACGGTCGGCGTCGGGAGAGGTGCGGAACTGGGCATCCTGATCCGGAATGGCGAGGCGCTCGAAGTTGCAGAAAAAGTAACAACCATAATCTTTGACAAGACGGGGACCCTCACCAAAGGAAAACCGGAGGTCACCGATCTCGTCCCGTTCGGGATTCCGGAAGATACCCTTCTGTCCATTGCCGCAAGTATCGAGAAGGATTCACAGCATCCCCTTGCCGAAGCAATTGTCCGCAAAGCACATGCCCGCAACCTCAGGATCGAACCGGTCCTGAAGATGGACACGATCCCCGGGAAAGGTATTGTCGCCACCCATCTCGGTGAGCAGGTCCTTGTCGGGAACCGGGCCCTGCTCGCGGAGAAAGGGGTGGAGATACCGGTTGCTATCGAAGAGCAAATCGCGGCACTTGAGGAAATGGGAAAGACCACGATCCTCGTTGTTACCGGAGGGCAGCCTGCCGGGATCATCGCGGTGGCCGATACTCTCAAGGAAACCAGCCGGGAGGCGGTGGCCCTGCTCAGGGAGATGGGACTCGAGATTATCATGATAACAGGCGATAACCGGCGCACCGCAGAAGCGGTGGCAAAAGATCTGGGTATCAGCCGCGTTATTGCCGGGGTGCTTCCCCAGGACAAGGAAACGGAAGTAACGGCACTGCAGAAGCAGGGAAAGGTTGTCGCATTTGTCGGGGACGGCATCAACGATGCCCCGGCACTTGCAAAAGCGGATGTCGGGATTGCTGTCGGGAGCGGGACGGACGTGGCGATCGAGAGCGGGGATATCGTCCTTATCCGGGACGATCTCACCGATGCCGTGGCAGCCCTCCAGCTCTCAAAAAAAGTGATGGGACGGATCAAGGGAAACATCTTCTGGGCTTTTGCCTACAATGCAGCACTCATCCCGGTCGCCGCCGGCGTACTCTACCCGTCGTTTGGCATCACGTTCAGGCCCGAGCTCGCAGCCCTTGCCATGGCGGCAAGTTCCGTCACGGTGGTCTCCCTCTCGCTGCTCCTCAAAAAGTATATACCCGATGCAAAACGAGGAAGATAA
- a CDS encoding YHS domain-containing protein, whose product MAIDPICKMTVDEKTAKFTSEYKGTKYYFCAPGCKKKFDADPQKYV is encoded by the coding sequence ATGGCAATCGATCCGATCTGCAAGATGACGGTTGACGAAAAAACCGCGAAGTTCACGAGCGAGTACAAGGGCACGAAGTATTATTTCTGCGCCCCGGGCTGCAAAAAGAAGTTCGATGCGGATCCGCAGAAATACGTGTGA
- a CDS encoding DUF5698 domain-containing protein — translation MWQQHFSSEPVLNTGQGRIMGFFIISPEIYSWIILPALIFLARIGDVSMETIRVIYISKGIKYLAPFIAFFEIVIWLLAMEVIMSDLANVANFLAYAFGFAMGTYIGLVIEEKLSIGMVIMRIVTTNDSTDKIVSFLQAENYGITSLDATGSRGNVKMIITLVNRVDVPAITAHLQTTNPQAFFSIEDVRYVNQGVFRPKKTGTISGWFYSVVGHRK, via the coding sequence ATGTGGCAGCAACATTTTTCCAGCGAACCAGTCCTGAATACAGGACAAGGCAGGATCATGGGATTTTTTATCATCAGTCCTGAAATTTACTCCTGGATAATTCTCCCGGCCCTCATTTTCCTTGCCCGCATCGGCGATGTGAGCATGGAGACCATCCGGGTCATCTATATCTCGAAAGGGATCAAGTACCTGGCCCCGTTCATCGCGTTCTTCGAGATCGTGATCTGGCTGCTTGCAATGGAAGTCATCATGAGCGACCTCGCGAACGTCGCCAATTTCCTTGCCTATGCCTTCGGCTTTGCCATGGGAACCTACATCGGGCTTGTTATCGAGGAGAAACTCTCGATTGGCATGGTCATCATGCGGATCGTTACAACCAATGATTCCACCGATAAGATCGTATCGTTCCTGCAGGCCGAGAATTATGGGATAACCAGCCTGGATGCCACCGGCTCCCGGGGAAACGTCAAGATGATAATCACCCTCGTAAACCGGGTGGATGTACCGGCAATCACTGCCCACCTCCAGACAACAAACCCGCAGGCATTCTTTTCCATCGAGGATGTCAGGTACGTGAACCAGGGCGTGTTCCGGCCCAAGAAAACGGGAACCATTTCCGGCTGGTTCTATTCGGTTGTCGGCCACCGGAAATAA
- a CDS encoding DUF362 domain-containing protein produces MTRSPVYFANLRAHSDKESTTAKVQRLFECAGFTSLIAPHDKTAIKLHFGETGNDGFISPVYVRQVVEKVKECKGLPFLTDTNTLYLGSRSNAVEHITTAILHGFDYAVAGAPLIIADGLDGKNIRKVTIGKKHFQEVSIAGDIAAADSLIVLSHFKGHIVSGFGGAIKNLAMGCAPPEGKRAQHNARPFTIPEKCTGCASCMKVCPKDAISIQKKKSIISQELCIGCFECMHACPEHAIDIDWVTEIPQFMERMVEYAYGAVQGKENRAGYMNFLIRITPDCDCFPYSDAPIVPDIGILASKDPVAIDAASFDLVNQQQGYTDSDLTAHHHAGGDKFKGVHAQTDGYRQLQYAEEIGMGSRAYELVRI; encoded by the coding sequence ATGACCAGAAGTCCGGTCTATTTTGCAAACCTGCGGGCACACTCGGATAAGGAGAGTACCACCGCGAAAGTACAACGGCTCTTCGAGTGTGCCGGGTTTACGAGCCTTATCGCACCCCATGACAAGACTGCGATAAAACTCCACTTCGGCGAGACAGGCAATGACGGGTTCATCAGCCCGGTCTATGTCCGCCAGGTCGTGGAGAAGGTAAAGGAATGCAAAGGATTGCCATTCCTGACTGACACCAACACGCTCTATCTTGGCAGCCGTTCGAATGCGGTTGAGCATATTACCACGGCGATTCTCCACGGGTTCGACTATGCCGTTGCGGGAGCCCCGCTCATCATTGCCGACGGGCTGGATGGCAAAAATATCCGGAAGGTCACCATCGGGAAAAAGCATTTCCAGGAAGTTTCCATTGCCGGGGATATTGCTGCGGCAGACAGCCTGATTGTGCTCAGCCATTTCAAAGGCCACATTGTTTCCGGCTTTGGGGGAGCCATCAAGAACCTTGCCATGGGTTGCGCTCCTCCCGAGGGAAAGCGGGCCCAGCACAATGCCCGGCCGTTCACCATCCCGGAGAAGTGCACCGGCTGTGCTTCCTGCATGAAAGTCTGCCCGAAAGACGCGATCAGCATACAGAAGAAAAAATCGATCATCAGCCAGGAGCTCTGCATCGGTTGTTTCGAATGCATGCACGCGTGCCCGGAGCATGCCATCGATATCGACTGGGTAACCGAGATCCCGCAGTTCATGGAACGGATGGTCGAGTACGCGTACGGGGCGGTGCAGGGAAAAGAGAACAGAGCGGGATACATGAATTTCCTGATCCGTATCACCCCGGACTGCGACTGTTTCCCATACAGCGATGCCCCCATTGTACCGGATATCGGGATCCTGGCATCGAAAGATCCGGTTGCAATCGATGCTGCCAGTTTCGATCTCGTGAACCAGCAGCAGGGATATACCGACTCCGACCTGACGGCCCATCACCATGCCGGCGGGGACAAATTCAAGGGCGTCCATGCCCAGACGGACGGGTACCGGCAGCTGCAATATGCTGAAGAGATCGGGATGGGGAGCCGGGCGTATGAGCTGGTGAGGATATGA
- a CDS encoding ferritin, which yields MLSKTMEEALNTQVNREFYSAYLYLAMSSYFETICMKGFAHWMRVQAKEEEAHALKIHDYIIARNGKVTLGAIEAPKAKWTSAGKVFEEVYAHEQKVTGMINALVDLAIREKDHATFEMLQWFVKEQVEEEEQSLDVLNQIKIVGDVVGHLFYLDHHLAKRG from the coding sequence ATGCTTTCGAAAACCATGGAAGAAGCCCTGAACACGCAGGTGAACCGGGAGTTTTACTCGGCGTACCTGTATCTCGCAATGTCATCGTATTTTGAGACAATCTGCATGAAAGGATTTGCCCACTGGATGCGGGTCCAGGCAAAAGAAGAAGAGGCTCATGCCTTAAAAATCCACGATTACATTATCGCACGGAATGGGAAGGTGACCCTGGGAGCAATAGAGGCCCCGAAAGCCAAGTGGACGTCCGCCGGAAAAGTGTTCGAAGAGGTGTATGCTCACGAACAGAAGGTGACCGGGATGATCAATGCCCTGGTCGATCTTGCCATCAGGGAAAAAGACCATGCAACGTTCGAGATGCTCCAGTGGTTTGTCAAGGAACAGGTGGAGGAAGAGGAACAGTCGCTCGATGTCCTGAACCAGATAAAAATTGTCGGGGATGTTGTCGGCCACCTCTTCTACCTTGACCATCACCTGGCCAAGCGCGGTTAA
- a CDS encoding helix-turn-helix domain-containing protein produces MDDACTVNMTVKYLTKKWTLLIILELYKGPQHTRRFSELKDSLGDITQKILSERLKELEEEGIITKKVDSSSFPVKSEYTLTSSGLELVNVIRGIKMWALKWKIDNIPCGGQDCKVCVL; encoded by the coding sequence ATGGACGATGCGTGCACGGTCAACATGACTGTGAAATACCTGACAAAAAAATGGACGCTCCTGATTATTCTTGAATTGTACAAGGGGCCTCAGCATACGCGGCGGTTTTCGGAGCTGAAGGATTCCCTGGGGGATATTACCCAGAAGATTTTGTCGGAGCGACTGAAGGAACTTGAGGAGGAGGGGATCATCACCAAGAAGGTCGATTCATCCTCATTCCCGGTGAAAAGCGAGTATACATTGACTTCAAGTGGTCTCGAACTGGTGAATGTGATCAGGGGGATCAAGATGTGGGCGCTGAAGTGGAAGATTGATAATATTCCGTGTGGGGGGCAGGATTGTAAGGTGTGTGTTTTGTAG
- a CDS encoding cupin domain-containing protein → MTEHQEQKTAADTKREELTGKVLAVNDLVQYQDGTVASRMIVFKKAGTITLFAFDAGEGLSEHSAPYDAILTVTDGEADVSIAGSPFTVRTGEMIILPANIPHAVQARQRFRMTLTMIRE, encoded by the coding sequence ATGACGGAACACCAGGAACAAAAAACAGCCGCTGATACAAAGCGCGAAGAACTCACAGGAAAAGTTCTCGCAGTAAACGACCTTGTCCAGTACCAGGACGGGACGGTGGCAAGCCGGATGATCGTATTCAAAAAGGCCGGTACCATCACCCTTTTTGCATTCGATGCCGGGGAAGGACTCTCGGAACATTCCGCACCGTACGATGCAATCCTCACCGTAACGGACGGTGAGGCAGATGTCAGTATCGCCGGCTCACCGTTCACGGTCAGAACCGGTGAGATGATCATCCTGCCGGCAAACATACCGCACGCGGTACAGGCCCGGCAGCGGTTCAGGATGACCTTAACCATGATCCGGGAGTGA